The proteins below are encoded in one region of Tamandua tetradactyla isolate mTamTet1 chromosome 9, mTamTet1.pri, whole genome shotgun sequence:
- the HRH1 gene encoding histamine H1 receptor — protein MTLLNSSCTLEDKMFEGNETTMASPQFMPLVVFLSSISLVTVGLNLLVLYAVRSERKLHTVGNLYIISLSVADLIVGAAVMPLNILYLLMPKQSLGRPLCLFWLSMDYVASTASIFSVFILCIDRYRSVQQPLRYLKYRTKTRATATILGAWFLSFLWIIPILCWNRFKLEPTGSQEDRCDTDFYNVTWFKIMTAIINFYLPTLLMLWFYAKIYKAVRQHCQHRELIDGSLPSFSEIKPKLENPKMGSKKLGKESPWEVLKRKPKDAGGGQVLKSPFQDPEEMKSPVVFSQEEDEEVAKPHCLPLHIVSTQTAAEESSTGSDTINQSQPEMNEQGLSMHEAGETSEEQTGGDSQSCSRTDSDTPTEPASGKGQLRSGSSTGLDYIKFTWKRLRSHSRQYVSGLHMNRERKAAKQLGFIMAAFILCWIPYFVFFMVIAFCESCFNKHVHTVTIWLGYINSTLNPFIYPLCNENFKKTFKKILHIRS, from the coding sequence ATGACCCTCCTCAACTCCTCTTGCACCTTAGAAGACAAGATGTTTGAGGGGAACGAGaccaccatggccagcccccaGTTCATGCCCCTGGTAGTGTTCCTGAGCTCCATCTCCTTGGTCACCGTGGGGCTGAACCTGCTGGTCCTGTACGCTGTCCGGAGCGAGCGGAAACTGCACACTGTGGGGAACCTGTACATCATCAGCCTCTCAGTGGCAGACCTGATCGTGGGGGCCGCCGTCATGCCCTTGAACATCCTCTACCTCCTCATGCCCAAGCAGTCCCTGGGCCGACCTCTCTGCCTCTTTTGGCTATCCATGGACTACGTGGCCAGCACCGCGTcaattttcagtgttttcatctTGTGCATTGATCGCTACCGCTCTGTCCAGCAGCCCCTCAGGTACCTGAAGTATCGTACCAAGACCCGAGCAACGGCTACCATCTTGGGGGCCTGGTTTCTCTCCTTCCTGTGGATCATTCCCATTCTCTGCTGGAATCGCTTCAAACTGGAGCCCACAGGGTCCCAGGAGGACAGGTGCGATACGGACTTCTACAACGTCACCTGGTTCAAGATCATGACCGCCATCATCAACTTCTACCTGCCCACGCTGCTCATGCTGTGGTTCTATGCCAAGATCTACAAGGCCGTACGGCAGCACTGCCAGCACCGGGAGCTCATCGATGggtcccttccctccttctcagAAATTAAGCCGAAGCTGGAGAATCCCAAGATGGGTTCCAAGAAACTGGGCAAGGAGTCTCCCTGGGAGGTTCTGAAAAGGAAGCCAAAAGATGCTGGAGGTGGACAGGTCTTGAAGTCACCGTTCCAAGACCCAGAGGAGATGAAATCCCCAGTTGTCTTCAGCCAAGAGGAAGATGAAGAAGTGGCTAAACCTCACTGTCTTCCACTTCACATTGTATCGACGCAGACTGCCGCAGAGGAGAGTAGCACGGGGTCTGACACCATCAACCAGAGCCAGCCTGAGATGAACGAGCAGGGCCTGAGCATGCATGAGGCTGGTGAGACATCAGAGGAGCAAACCGGAGGTGATAGCCAGTCCTGCTCCCGGACAGACTCAGACACCCCCACCGAGCCGGCATCGGGGAAAGGCCAGTTGAGAAGTGGGTCTAGCACAGGCCTAGATTATATCAAGTTCACGTGGAAGAGGCTCCGCTCACATTCGAGACAGTATGTGTCTGGGTTGCACATGAACCGTGAACGAAAGGCTGCCAAACAATTGGGTTTTATCATGGCAGCTTTCATCCTTTGCTGGATTCCTTACTTCGTCTTCTTCATGGTCATTGCCTTTTGCGAGAGCTGCTTCAATAAGCATGTGCACACGGTCACCATCTGGCTGGGTTACATCAACTCCACATTGAACCCCTTCATCTATCCCTTATGCAATGAGAACTTCAAGAAGACGTTCAAAAAAATTCTTCACATCCGCTCCTAA